A single Eleginops maclovinus isolate JMC-PN-2008 ecotype Puerto Natales chromosome 5, JC_Emac_rtc_rv5, whole genome shotgun sequence DNA region contains:
- the cep20 gene encoding lisH domain-containing protein FOPNL, which translates to MATITELKCAVRETLESRGVLGQLKARIRAEVFSALDDQREPRPPLSHENLLINELIREYLEFNKYRYTASVLTAESGQPEVPLNRQFLANELKVNEDTSSKSVPLLYGLVSHFVNSGDSVGKVFLRGASLPAGTSASNTVPGPDA; encoded by the exons ATGGCGACCATCACTGAACTGAAGTGTG CCGTAAGGGAAACGCTGGAGTCCCGTGGTGTTCTGGGCCAGCTGAAGGCTCGTATCCGGGCAGAGGTGTTCAGCGCCCTGGATGACCAGCGTGAGCCTCGCCCGCCGCTGTCCCATGAAAACCTGCTCATCAACGAGCTTATCCGGGAGTACCTGGAGTTCAACAAGTACAGATATACCGCTTCAGTCCTGACAGCAG AGTCAGGCCAACCTGAAGTTCCCTTGAACAGACAGTTCCTGGCCAATGAGCTGAAAGTCAATGAGGATACAAGCTCCAAGTCTGT ACCTCTCCTCTATGGCTTGGTGAGCCACTTTGTAAACAGCGGTGATAGTGTTGGAAAGGTGTTTCTGCGAGGTGCCTCTCTGCCTGCTGGTACTTCTGCCAGCAACAC